The Canis lupus baileyi chromosome 11, mCanLup2.hap1, whole genome shotgun sequence genome includes a window with the following:
- the C11H22orf23 gene encoding UPF0193 protein EVG1 isoform X2 — MASQERIEAVTKGTGFWRCPKPATYTPGTCELLRVMMKESKLTNFQQRHIMDTMKRGDTLPLQCSPTSSQRVLPSKQTTSTIYLPPILAARPHLRPASMCQANGAYSREPFKPQAPRDLEKEKRRLQNIFATGKDLKEQKRKPPPVQQKDPAPELDRFEELVKEIQERKEFLAGMEALGQGRQYRGIILAEISQKLREMEDIDHKRNEDLRRLLLPPDLSPETGAE; from the exons ATGGCTTCCCAGGAAAGGATAGAGGCAGTGACCAAAGGAACAGGGTTCTGGCGCTGCCCCAAGCCGGCCACTTACACCCCAGGGACCTGCGAGCTGCTCAGAG TGATGATGAAGGAATCCAAACTGACTAACTTCCAACAGCGCCACATCATGGACACCATGAAAA GAGGAGACACTCTGCCCCTACAGTGCAGCCCGACATCCAGCCAGAGGGTCTTGCCTTCCAAACAGACAACCTCGACCATCTACCTGCCTCCCATCCTGGCGGCCCGGCCCCACCTCCGGCCTGCCAGCATGTGCCAAGCCAATGGGGCCTACAGCAGGGAGCCATTCAAGCCTCAAGCCCCCC GAGATCTGGAGAAAGAGAAACGAAGACTCCAAAATATTTTTGCCACTGGGAAGGACttaaaggaacagaaaaggaagCCCCCTCCTGTACAACAGAAGGACCCAGCCCCAGAGCTGGACCGCTTTGAAGAAT TGGTAAAGGAAATCCAGGAGAGGAAGGAATTCCTGGCTGGCATGGAGGCACTGGGACAGGGCAGACAGTACCGAGGGATCATCCTTGCTGAGATCTCCCAG AAACTACGGGAAATGGAAGACATTGACCACAAGAGGAATGAGGACCTTAGAAGGCTCTTGCTACCCCCTGATCTGTCtccagagacaggggcagagtaG
- the POLR2F gene encoding DNA-directed RNA polymerases I, II, and III subunit RPABC2 isoform X3, which translates to MSDNEDNFDGDDFDDVEEDEGLGDLENAEEEGQENVEILPSGERPQANQKRITTPYMTKYERARVLGTRALQIAARKIPIIIRRYLPDGSYEDWGVDELIITD; encoded by the exons ATGTCAGACAACGAGGACAA TTTTGATGGTGATGACTTTGATGATGTGGAGGAGGATGAAGGGCTAGGTGACTTGGAGAATGCTGAAGAG gagggccaggagaaCGTTGAGATCCTTCCCTCTGGAGAGCGACCACAGGCCAACCAGAAGCGAATCACCACACCATATATGACCAAGTATGAGCGAGCCCGCGTACTCGGCACCCGTGCCCTTCAGATCGC GGCCCGAAAGATCCCCATCATCATTCGTCGCTACCTGCCAGACGGGAGCTATGAAGACTGGGGGGTAGACGAGCTCATCATCACCGACTGA
- the POLR2F gene encoding DNA-directed RNA polymerases I, II, and III subunit RPABC2 isoform X1, translating into MVTGTHPSARAHSDGSGRSPGSACLWVTAQAQNTRGAARGAGTLFAGLRAGVGCRCRSCRCGRHVRQRGQEGQENVEILPSGERPQANQKRITTPYMTKYERARVLGTRALQIAMCAPVMVELEGETDPLLIAMKELKARKIPIIIRRYLPDGSYEDWGVDELIITD; encoded by the exons ATGGTAACTGGCACACACCCCTCGGCGCGTGCGCACAGTGACGGCTCCGGCCGGTCCCCCGGAAGTGCTTGCCTCTGGGTCACGGCGCAGGCGCAGAATACGCGGGGCGCCGCGCGGGGCGCCGGTACGCTGTTTGCGGGTCTCCGCGCGGGTGTTGGGTGCAGGTGCCGGTCGTGTCGGTGTGGGCGTCATGTCAGACAACGAGGACAA gagggccaggagaaCGTTGAGATCCTTCCCTCTGGAGAGCGACCACAGGCCAACCAGAAGCGAATCACCACACCATATATGACCAAGTATGAGCGAGCCCGCGTACTCGGCACCCGTGCCCTTCAGATCGC GATGTGTGCCCCTGTGATGGTGGAGCTGGAGGGGGAGACAGATCCCTTGCTCATCGCCATGAAAGAGCTCAA GGCCCGAAAGATCCCCATCATCATTCGTCGCTACCTGCCAGACGGGAGCTATGAAGACTGGGGGGTAGACGAGCTCATCATCACCGACTGA
- the POLR2F gene encoding DNA-directed RNA polymerases I, II, and III subunit RPABC2 isoform X2, whose product MSDNEDNFDGDDFDDVEEDEGLGDLENAEEEGQENVEILPSGERPQANQKRITTPYMTKYERARVLGTRALQIAMCAPVMVELEGETDPLLIAMKELKARKIPIIIRRYLPDGSYEDWGVDELIITD is encoded by the exons ATGTCAGACAACGAGGACAA TTTTGATGGTGATGACTTTGATGATGTGGAGGAGGATGAAGGGCTAGGTGACTTGGAGAATGCTGAAGAG gagggccaggagaaCGTTGAGATCCTTCCCTCTGGAGAGCGACCACAGGCCAACCAGAAGCGAATCACCACACCATATATGACCAAGTATGAGCGAGCCCGCGTACTCGGCACCCGTGCCCTTCAGATCGC GATGTGTGCCCCTGTGATGGTGGAGCTGGAGGGGGAGACAGATCCCTTGCTCATCGCCATGAAAGAGCTCAA GGCCCGAAAGATCCCCATCATCATTCGTCGCTACCTGCCAGACGGGAGCTATGAAGACTGGGGGGTAGACGAGCTCATCATCACCGACTGA
- the C11H22orf23 gene encoding UPF0193 protein EVG1 isoform X1, producing MVARAAGGPSARGGPRVCARPRRRAAAEPWLRSPEPGRSLWGFLYVMMKESKLTNFQQRHIMDTMKRGDTLPLQCSPTSSQRVLPSKQTTSTIYLPPILAARPHLRPASMCQANGAYSREPFKPQAPRDLEKEKRRLQNIFATGKDLKEQKRKPPPVQQKDPAPELDRFEELVKEIQERKEFLAGMEALGQGRQYRGIILAEISQKLREMEDIDHKRNEDLRRLLLPPDLSPETGAE from the exons ATGGTAGCCAGAGCCGCGGGTGGCCCCTCTGCTCGCGGAGGTCCGCGAGTTTGTGCGCGGCCCAGGCGCCGGGCCGCGGCGGAGCCGTGGTTACGGTCCCCCGAGCCTGGCCGCTCTCTGTGGGGCTTTCTTTACG TGATGATGAAGGAATCCAAACTGACTAACTTCCAACAGCGCCACATCATGGACACCATGAAAA GAGGAGACACTCTGCCCCTACAGTGCAGCCCGACATCCAGCCAGAGGGTCTTGCCTTCCAAACAGACAACCTCGACCATCTACCTGCCTCCCATCCTGGCGGCCCGGCCCCACCTCCGGCCTGCCAGCATGTGCCAAGCCAATGGGGCCTACAGCAGGGAGCCATTCAAGCCTCAAGCCCCCC GAGATCTGGAGAAAGAGAAACGAAGACTCCAAAATATTTTTGCCACTGGGAAGGACttaaaggaacagaaaaggaagCCCCCTCCTGTACAACAGAAGGACCCAGCCCCAGAGCTGGACCGCTTTGAAGAAT TGGTAAAGGAAATCCAGGAGAGGAAGGAATTCCTGGCTGGCATGGAGGCACTGGGACAGGGCAGACAGTACCGAGGGATCATCCTTGCTGAGATCTCCCAG AAACTACGGGAAATGGAAGACATTGACCACAAGAGGAATGAGGACCTTAGAAGGCTCTTGCTACCCCCTGATCTGTCtccagagacaggggcagagtaG